In Azospirillaceae bacterium, a genomic segment contains:
- a CDS encoding AraC family transcriptional regulator, with the protein MDFPDLGGATGAGLGRSCAPTPSSELADGVTAAPAFPGIERIAARFHGDVFSPHRHDTYALGVTTHGVQTFRYRGQQRHSLPGNVIILHPDEEHDGGAGTDEALRYRMLYLEPSLLRRCLDGQGRPGAALPFVGQPVLDDPDLRQVLAGALGSLDDGLDELAVDDLLDRIAQGLARHDGGGLNTPGLIAWRQAHQARDYLEANALGPVRSEDLEAVTGLDRFALARHFRALFATSPHRFLLMRRLQHAKSMIAQGEPLAEIAAAAGFADQSHLNRHFKKAFGMTPGRWQALLAAGRVGAYLSATRP; encoded by the coding sequence ATGGATTTCCCGGATCTAGGCGGTGCGACCGGCGCCGGTCTTGGACGTTCGTGCGCGCCGACCCCGAGTTCAGAACTGGCGGACGGCGTCACCGCCGCCCCGGCCTTCCCAGGCATCGAGCGCATCGCGGCGCGCTTTCACGGGGACGTCTTCAGCCCCCATCGCCACGACACCTACGCGCTGGGTGTCACGACACATGGCGTGCAGACCTTCCGCTATCGCGGCCAGCAGCGGCACAGCCTGCCCGGCAACGTCATCATCCTGCACCCGGACGAGGAACATGACGGCGGCGCCGGCACCGATGAGGCCTTGCGCTACCGCATGCTGTACCTGGAACCGTCGCTGCTGCGCCGCTGCCTGGATGGACAAGGCCGGCCGGGCGCGGCATTGCCTTTTGTCGGCCAGCCGGTGCTGGACGATCCGGATCTGCGCCAGGTGCTGGCGGGCGCGCTGGGTTCCCTGGACGACGGGCTGGATGAATTGGCGGTGGACGACTTGCTGGACCGCATCGCCCAGGGCCTGGCCCGGCACGACGGTGGCGGCCTGAACACCCCCGGCCTGATCGCCTGGCGGCAGGCGCACCAGGCGCGGGACTACCTGGAGGCCAACGCCCTGGGCCCGGTGCGGTCGGAGGATCTGGAGGCGGTGACCGGGCTGGACCGCTTTGCCCTGGCCCGGCATTTCCGCGCCCTGTTCGCCACCAGCCCGCACCGCTTCCTACTGATGCGTCGGCTACAGCACGCCAAATCGATGATCGCGCAAGGGGAGCCGCTGGCGGAGATCGCGGCCGCCGCCGGCTTCGCCGACCAGAGCCATCTGAACCGCCATTTCAAGAAGGCCTTCGGCATGACGCCCGGCCGCTGGCAGGCGCTGCTGGCCGCCGGGCGGGTCGGCGCCTATCTGTCCGCCACCCGACCGTAG
- a CDS encoding DUF2000 family protein, producing the protein MFDTKIALVLRDDLAAWQALNVTAFLTSGIVAQFPEIVGEAYRDRSGTVYNPLSVQPVIVLAADAATLAAIHRRTLERGLRASLYIEEMFRTGHDAANRAVFADFGPEDARVVGLGLRADKKLVDKVTKGARMHP; encoded by the coding sequence ATGTTCGACACCAAAATCGCCCTCGTCCTGCGCGATGACCTGGCCGCCTGGCAGGCGCTGAACGTCACCGCCTTTTTGACCAGCGGCATCGTTGCCCAATTCCCGGAAATCGTCGGCGAAGCCTACCGCGACCGTTCCGGCACGGTCTACAACCCGCTGTCGGTGCAGCCCGTCATCGTGCTGGCGGCCGACGCCGCCACGCTGGCCGCCATTCACCGCCGTACGCTGGAGCGGGGCTTGCGCGCCTCGCTTTATATCGAGGAGATGTTCCGCACCGGCCACGACGCCGCCAACCGCGCCGTCTTCGCCGACTTCGGACCGGAGGACGCGCGCGTCGTGGGCCTGGGCCTGCGCGCCGACAAGAAGCTGGTGGACAAGGTCACCAAGGGCGCCCGCATGCACCCGTGA
- a CDS encoding helix-turn-helix domain-containing protein yields the protein MKRRSLTEDPCPVARALDVIGDWWSLLIVRDALEGPRRFGDFQRNLGISKGILAARLRDLVTLGILESRPPADGGTHQDYALTAKGRALFPVIVGLRQWGEDHCYAPDEAYSRLVDSHTGQPVGRLEVRRADGKALACTDALVRHPAKD from the coding sequence ATGAAACGACGCAGCCTGACCGAAGATCCCTGCCCGGTGGCGCGCGCCCTGGACGTCATCGGCGACTGGTGGTCGCTGCTGATCGTGCGCGATGCCCTGGAGGGGCCCCGCCGTTTTGGGGATTTCCAAAGGAACCTGGGCATTTCCAAGGGCATCCTGGCCGCCCGCCTGCGCGACCTGGTGACCCTCGGCATTCTGGAAAGCCGGCCCCCCGCCGACGGCGGCACCCACCAGGACTACGCCCTGACGGCCAAGGGCCGCGCCCTGTTCCCGGTGATCGTGGGTTTGCGCCAGTGGGGGGAGGATCATTGCTACGCCCCGGATGAGGCGTATTCCCGGCTGGTGGACAGCCATACCGGCCAGCCGGTCGGCCGGCTGGAGGTGCGGCGCGCCGACGGAAAGGCACTGGCGTGCACGGATGCCCTGGTCCGGCACCCGGCCAAGGATTGA
- a CDS encoding MFS transporter, which produces MGIVTGGVVTGILSARIFAGVLADLGGWRLVYLTLSGLTLGMALVLARVLPPRAPAGPGGLSYPALLRSMVLLFREERVLRLRAAFAFLIFATFNVLWAPLVLPLSGPPWSLPHSVTGLFGLAGLAGALSAGRAGQLADRGLARRTTGVALVLMLLAWGPIAVLGWFSGAWVLAALVLGILLLDLAIQAVHVTNQSLIFPLRPEARSRLVGGYMVFYSLGSAAGALSATMAYAAAGWPGVCLLGAGLSAAALVLWAVAWE; this is translated from the coding sequence GTGGGCATCGTCACCGGTGGGGTGGTCACGGGCATCCTGTCGGCGCGCATCTTCGCCGGTGTGCTGGCCGATCTCGGCGGCTGGCGCCTGGTTTATCTGACCCTGTCCGGCCTCACCCTGGGCATGGCGCTGGTGCTGGCCCGCGTCCTGCCCCCGCGTGCGCCGGCGGGGCCTGGGGGCCTGTCCTATCCCGCCCTGTTGCGATCCATGGTCCTGCTGTTCCGGGAAGAGCGGGTGCTGCGTCTGCGGGCCGCCTTCGCCTTCCTGATCTTCGCCACCTTCAATGTGCTGTGGGCGCCGCTGGTGCTGCCACTCAGCGGCCCGCCCTGGTCGCTGCCGCACAGCGTCACCGGCCTGTTCGGCCTGGCCGGCCTGGCGGGGGCGCTGTCGGCGGGACGGGCCGGCCAACTGGCGGACCGGGGGTTGGCCCGGCGCACCACCGGGGTCGCCCTGGTCCTGATGCTGCTGGCCTGGGGCCCCATCGCGGTGCTGGGCTGGTTCTCAGGTGCCTGGGTGCTGGCGGCGCTGGTACTGGGCATCCTGTTGCTGGACCTGGCCATTCAGGCGGTGCACGTCACCAACCAAAGCCTGATCTTCCCCCTTCGGCCCGAGGCGCGTAGCCGCCTGGTGGGGGGCTATATGGTTTTCTACTCTCTGGGCAGTGCCGCCGGCGCGCTTTCCGCCACCATGGCCTACGCCGCCGCCGGCTGGCCGGGCGTCTGTCTGCTGGGCGCCGGCCTCAGCGCCGCCGCCTTGGTGCTGTGGGCGGTGGCCTGGGAATAA
- a CDS encoding molecular chaperone HscC produces the protein MGVGLIVGIDLGTTNSAVAVWRDGKADLIPNSLGHRLTPSAISVDEDGRMLVGLPARERQATHPAQTATAFKRFMGSKRITRLGKRDFLPEELSALVLKALKADAEAYLGEPVTEAVITVPAYFNDRQRKATRRAGELAGLKVERLLNEPTAAALAYGIHQLGNETQFLVFDLGGGTFDVSILEIFEGVIEVRATSGDNRLGGEDFNELIVDELRQRFAADWGRDARGDDGLYQRLRAAAERARRALSEQATAPVRIVWKDKTYEHEITAEGFEAQAKGLLDRLRDPVLRALRDGQLETRSLGEIVLVGGATRMPVVRRAVTRMFGRFPQHSVHPDEAVALGAAIQAGLKARDAALNEVVVTDVCPYSLGVDVAQRNSDGSLRTGIFSPVLERNTVIPASRIKSFHTLQNDQKAVAFSIYQGESREVSDNILLGQISIPVPPRPAGTVTVDCRFTYDINGLLEVDVEVAETGERRNLVIMDEEAAKPADLETRRQALAALKVHPRDAEANRAALARAARCYEDFLGDRRDYVARLMSEFESVLLRQDPRTVEAARQTLTEALDQLEGETFL, from the coding sequence ATGGGGGTTGGGTTGATCGTCGGCATTGATTTGGGCACCACCAATTCGGCGGTGGCGGTTTGGCGGGACGGCAAGGCGGACCTGATCCCCAACAGCCTGGGGCACCGGCTGACCCCCTCGGCCATCAGTGTGGATGAGGATGGCCGCATGCTGGTGGGCCTGCCGGCGCGCGAACGCCAGGCCACGCACCCCGCCCAGACGGCCACCGCCTTCAAGCGCTTCATGGGTTCCAAGCGCATAACCCGGCTGGGCAAGCGCGATTTCCTGCCGGAGGAACTGTCGGCCCTGGTGCTGAAGGCGCTGAAGGCGGACGCGGAGGCCTATCTAGGCGAACCGGTAACGGAGGCCGTCATCACCGTCCCCGCCTATTTCAACGACCGCCAGCGCAAGGCCACCCGCCGCGCCGGCGAACTGGCCGGCCTGAAGGTGGAGCGGCTGCTGAACGAACCGACGGCGGCGGCGCTGGCCTACGGCATCCACCAGCTGGGCAATGAGACGCAGTTCCTGGTGTTCGACCTGGGCGGCGGCACCTTCGACGTTTCCATCCTGGAGATCTTCGAAGGCGTGATCGAGGTGCGCGCCACCTCCGGCGACAACCGCCTGGGCGGCGAGGATTTCAACGAGCTGATCGTGGATGAACTGCGCCAGCGCTTCGCCGCCGACTGGGGCCGCGACGCGCGCGGCGACGACGGGCTGTATCAGCGCCTGCGCGCCGCCGCCGAACGGGCGCGCCGCGCCCTCAGCGAACAGGCCACCGCCCCCGTCCGCATCGTCTGGAAGGACAAGACCTACGAGCACGAGATCACGGCCGAGGGCTTCGAGGCGCAGGCCAAGGGCCTGCTGGACCGGCTGCGCGACCCGGTGCTGCGTGCCCTGCGCGACGGACAGCTGGAAACCCGGTCGCTGGGGGAGATCGTGCTGGTGGGCGGGGCCACGCGCATGCCGGTGGTGCGGCGCGCCGTCACCCGCATGTTCGGCCGCTTCCCCCAGCATTCCGTCCATCCGGACGAGGCGGTGGCCCTGGGCGCGGCGATCCAGGCCGGCCTGAAGGCCCGCGACGCCGCCCTGAACGAGGTGGTCGTCACCGATGTCTGCCCCTATTCCCTGGGCGTGGACGTGGCGCAGCGCAACAGCGACGGCAGCCTGCGCACGGGCATCTTCTCCCCCGTCCTGGAGCGCAACACCGTCATCCCCGCCAGCCGCATCAAAAGCTTCCACACCCTGCAGAACGACCAGAAGGCGGTGGCCTTCTCCATCTACCAGGGGGAATCGCGCGAGGTGTCCGACAACATCCTGCTGGGCCAGATCAGCATTCCCGTGCCGCCGCGACCGGCGGGCACGGTGACGGTGGATTGCCGGTTCACCTACGACATCAACGGCTTGCTGGAAGTGGATGTGGAGGTCGCCGAGACCGGTGAGCGCCGCAATCTGGTGATCATGGATGAGGAAGCGGCCAAACCCGCCGACCTGGAGACGCGCCGCCAGGCGCTGGCCGCCCTGAAGGTCCATCCGCGCGATGCGGAGGCCAACCGCGCGGCCCTGGCCCGGGCGGCCCGCTGCTACGAGGATTTCCTGGGCGACAGGCGCGATTACGTGGCCCGGTTGATGTCGGAGTTCGAGAGCGTCCTGCTAAGGCAGGACCCACGCACCGTCGAGGCCGCCCGCCAGACGCTGACCGAAGCGTTGGACCAGCTGGAAGGCGAGACGTTCCTGTGA
- the glsA gene encoding glutaminase A, translating to MGLSRWAGAALVLLSLHGVAAARDNAPLPGDQAIQQAVDQAYAKFKGVTDGQNASYIPYLAKADPKLYGIAVVTADGRVFKAGDAGHAFPVESIAKVFTLARVLKDQGAEAIEAKIGVNATGQPFNSVLAVELNNDKLTGSPPPGNPLVNAGAIATASLVPGATLDAKWKTVLDTASAFAGHPLALNQDVYRSEMSGNQHNQAIALLLQSYDHLYADPMATVDLYTRECSYDVSAVDLATMGATLANGGTNPVSHQAVVDAATGARVLAVMATAGLYNTTGEWLFKVGLPGKSGVGGGILAVAPGKLAIGVYSSPLDAAGNSVRGQLAVQSIAEALGLNLFASTAR from the coding sequence ATGGGATTGTCACGTTGGGCCGGCGCGGCGCTGGTACTGCTGAGCTTGCATGGTGTCGCCGCCGCGCGCGACAATGCGCCGCTGCCCGGCGATCAGGCGATCCAGCAGGCGGTAGACCAGGCCTATGCCAAGTTCAAGGGCGTGACCGACGGCCAGAACGCCAGCTACATCCCCTATCTGGCCAAGGCCGATCCCAAGCTGTACGGCATCGCCGTGGTCACGGCCGATGGCCGGGTGTTCAAGGCGGGTGACGCCGGCCATGCCTTCCCGGTGGAATCCATCGCCAAGGTCTTCACCCTGGCCCGCGTGCTGAAGGACCAGGGGGCGGAAGCCATCGAGGCCAAGATCGGCGTCAACGCCACCGGCCAGCCCTTCAATTCCGTGCTGGCGGTGGAACTGAACAACGACAAGCTGACCGGCAGCCCGCCGCCCGGTAACCCGTTGGTCAACGCCGGCGCCATCGCCACCGCCAGCCTGGTGCCGGGGGCGACGCTGGACGCGAAGTGGAAGACGGTGCTGGACACGGCGTCGGCCTTCGCCGGCCATCCGCTGGCCCTGAACCAGGATGTCTACCGGTCGGAAATGTCCGGCAACCAGCACAACCAGGCCATCGCCCTGCTGCTGCAGAGTTACGACCATTTGTACGCCGACCCGATGGCGACGGTGGACCTCTACACCCGTGAATGTTCCTACGACGTCAGTGCGGTGGACCTGGCCACCATGGGCGCCACCCTGGCCAACGGCGGCACCAACCCCGTCAGCCACCAGGCGGTGGTCGATGCCGCCACCGGCGCCCGGGTGCTGGCCGTCATGGCCACCGCCGGCCTCTACAACACCACCGGTGAATGGCTGTTCAAGGTGGGCCTGCCGGGCAAGAGCGGTGTCGGCGGCGGCATTCTGGCGGTGGCGCCGGGCAAGCTGGCCATCGGCGTCTACTCATCCCCCCTGGATGCCGCCGGCAACAGCGTGCGCGGCCAACTGGCGGTGCAGTCCATCGCCGAGGCGCTGGGCCTGAACCTGTTCGCCTCCACGGCGCGCTAA
- a CDS encoding AraC family transcriptional regulator produces MPRGLPFVLASDLSLPPTDAMTVFGGNPNGSIVVHNGGGKSVGVGGHFVLDGVHADILLGMLPPIVHIRDEAARATLRWAMDSMMRELREPRPGALLIAQQLAYMMLVQALRLHVADGRQGGVGWLFALADRQMCAAITALHGDPARRWTLQELAGKAGMSRSTFAQRFKDMVGLSPMDYLTRWRMTLAANRLASTTDPISVIALSLGYESESAFSTAFKRVMGTSPRQYGQTAGKDMPSLAIAS; encoded by the coding sequence TTGCCGCGCGGCCTGCCCTTCGTCCTGGCCAGCGACCTCAGCCTGCCGCCGACCGACGCCATGACGGTGTTCGGCGGCAACCCCAACGGCAGCATCGTCGTCCACAATGGCGGCGGCAAGTCGGTGGGCGTGGGCGGGCATTTCGTCCTGGACGGCGTCCACGCCGACATCCTGCTGGGCATGCTGCCCCCCATCGTCCACATTCGGGATGAGGCGGCCAGGGCCACCCTGCGCTGGGCCATGGACAGCATGATGCGCGAACTGCGCGAACCCCGGCCCGGCGCCCTGCTGATCGCCCAGCAGCTGGCCTACATGATGCTGGTGCAGGCCCTGCGCCTGCATGTGGCGGACGGGCGGCAGGGCGGCGTCGGCTGGCTGTTCGCCCTGGCGGACCGCCAGATGTGCGCCGCCATCACCGCCCTGCACGGCGATCCGGCCCGCCGCTGGACCTTGCAGGAACTGGCGGGGAAGGCCGGCATGTCGCGCTCCACCTTCGCCCAGCGGTTCAAGGACATGGTGGGCCTGTCGCCCATGGATTACCTGACCCGCTGGCGCATGACCCTGGCCGCCAACCGGCTGGCCAGCACGACGGACCCCATTTCCGTCATCGCCCTGTCGCTGGGCTATGAATCGGAAAGCGCCTTCAGCACCGCGTTCAAGCGGGTGATGGGCACGTCCCCCCGGCAGTACGGCCAGACGGCTGGGAAGGACATGCCCTCCCTGGCGATCGCTAGCTAG
- a CDS encoding SDR family oxidoreductase, producing MRVFVTGASGFVGSAVVPELLAAGHQVLGLARSDASAAAVAASGAAVHRGSLEDLDSLRQGAAAADAVIHTAFIHDFTKFAENCATDRKVIAALGAGLAGTGRPLLITSGTALLNPGAVSTEDIVPTLKTHPIPRVATEEAAADLMAQGLNVRIVRLPPSVHGDGDHGFMHILINLAREKGVAAYIGDGDNRWPGVHRLDAARLYRLALEKGAAGARYHATEGEGVPFREIAGIIGRRLGLPVVSLSREEAGAHFGWFSHFAAIDAPVSSEWTRAQLGWQPTQIGLLADLDRPAYFGG from the coding sequence ATGCGCGTTTTCGTTACCGGGGCATCGGGCTTCGTCGGTTCCGCCGTGGTGCCGGAATTGCTGGCCGCTGGGCATCAGGTGCTGGGCCTCGCCCGGTCCGACGCCTCGGCCGCGGCGGTGGCGGCCAGCGGTGCGGCGGTGCACCGCGGCAGCCTGGAGGATCTGGACAGCCTGCGCCAGGGGGCGGCGGCGGCCGACGCCGTCATCCACACCGCCTTCATCCATGACTTCACCAAGTTCGCGGAGAACTGCGCCACCGACCGCAAGGTCATCGCTGCACTGGGCGCGGGGCTGGCCGGGACCGGCCGGCCGCTGCTGATCACCTCCGGCACCGCGCTGCTGAACCCCGGCGCGGTGTCGACCGAGGACATCGTCCCCACCCTGAAGACCCACCCCATCCCGCGCGTGGCGACGGAGGAGGCGGCGGCCGACCTGATGGCCCAGGGACTGAACGTGCGCATCGTGCGCCTGCCGCCGTCGGTGCACGGCGACGGCGACCATGGCTTCATGCACATCCTGATCAACCTGGCGCGGGAGAAGGGTGTCGCCGCCTATATCGGTGATGGCGACAATCGCTGGCCGGGCGTGCACCGGCTGGATGCCGCCCGCCTGTACCGCCTGGCGCTGGAGAAGGGGGCGGCCGGTGCCCGCTATCATGCGACGGAGGGCGAGGGTGTGCCCTTCCGTGAGATCGCCGGCATCATCGGTCGCCGTCTGGGCCTGCCGGTCGTCAGCCTGTCGCGGGAGGAAGCGGGTGCCCACTTCGGCTGGTTCAGCCACTTCGCCGCCATCGACGCACCGGTTTCCAGTGAGTGGACGCGGGCGCAACTGGGTTGGCAGCCGACGCAGATCGGCCTGCTGGCCGATCTGGACCGCCCGGCCTATTTCGGCGGCTAA
- a CDS encoding MFS transporter — translation MTVSLRLPHAFQSLRNHNYRLWAGGALVSNIGTWMQRTAQDWLVLTELTHHNASAVGVVMALQFGPQLLFLPFTGYAADHFNQRRLLVATQAAMGLFALILGLLTVTGLVQLWHVYVLAALSGVAAAFDAPVRQTFVSELVGDGELPNAIALNATTFNAARMVGPAVAGVVIGAWGTGWAFLINGASFIGVILSLALLRTADLRPNPRAQRGPGGFISGFTEGFRYAWKRPDLKGILLMLFLIGTFGLNFPIFISTMAVRVFHADAQGYSLLSSMMAVGTISGALLAAGRKQPNMRTLLVGAGVFGLGCGLAALAPSYWLFAAALVVTGVAALTFTNTTNALMQLSTEPHMRGRVLALRVGVALGGTPIGAPIVGWVADNLGPRWALGIGALSGLAAALVAIPLLARRVSHGAEAPRAPSP, via the coding sequence ATGACAGTGTCTTTAAGACTGCCTCACGCCTTCCAGTCGCTGCGCAACCACAACTACCGGCTCTGGGCTGGCGGTGCCCTGGTTTCCAACATCGGCACCTGGATGCAGCGCACGGCCCAGGACTGGCTGGTGCTGACGGAACTGACGCATCACAACGCCTCGGCCGTGGGTGTGGTGATGGCGCTGCAGTTCGGGCCGCAGCTGCTGTTCCTGCCCTTCACCGGCTATGCCGCCGACCATTTCAACCAGCGCCGGCTGCTGGTGGCGACCCAGGCGGCCATGGGCCTGTTCGCCCTGATCCTGGGGCTGCTGACCGTCACAGGGCTGGTGCAGCTGTGGCATGTCTATGTGCTGGCGGCCCTGTCAGGCGTGGCGGCGGCGTTCGATGCGCCCGTGCGCCAGACCTTCGTCTCCGAACTGGTGGGCGACGGCGAATTGCCCAACGCCATCGCCCTGAACGCCACCACATTCAACGCCGCGCGCATGGTGGGGCCGGCGGTGGCAGGCGTGGTGATCGGCGCCTGGGGCACCGGCTGGGCCTTCCTGATCAACGGCGCCTCCTTCATCGGCGTGATCCTGTCGCTGGCCCTGCTGCGCACCGCCGATTTGCGCCCCAACCCGCGTGCCCAGCGGGGTCCCGGTGGTTTCATCAGCGGCTTCACCGAAGGTTTCCGCTATGCCTGGAAGCGGCCGGACCTGAAGGGCATCCTGCTGATGCTGTTCCTGATCGGCACCTTCGGCCTGAACTTCCCCATCTTCATCTCCACCATGGCGGTGCGCGTTTTCCACGCCGACGCCCAGGGCTACAGCCTGCTGTCGTCGATGATGGCGGTGGGCACCATTTCCGGCGCCCTGCTGGCGGCGGGGCGCAAGCAGCCCAACATGCGGACGCTGCTGGTGGGGGCCGGCGTGTTCGGGCTGGGCTGCGGCCTGGCGGCGCTCGCCCCCAGCTACTGGCTGTTCGCGGCCGCCCTGGTGGTGACGGGGGTGGCGGCCCTGACCTTCACCAACACCACCAACGCCCTGATGCAGCTATCGACCGAGCCGCACATGCGCGGCCGGGTGCTGGCGCTGCGTGTCGGCGTGGCCCTGGGCGGCACCCCCATCGGCGCGCCCATCGTCGGCTGGGTGGCGGACAACCTGGGCCCGCGCTGGGCCCTGGGCATCGGCGCCCTGTCCGGCCTGGCCGCCGCCCTGGTGGCCATCCCGCTGCTGGCGCGGCGGGTGTCCCACGGCGCCGAAGCGCCGCGGGCCCCCTCACCTTAG
- a CDS encoding isochorismatase family protein — protein sequence MPLTTLDPNTALIVIDLQNGIVGIPTVHPIGPVVERTVALLAAFRTRGLPVVLVNVAGGAPGRTERLRRQETFPDGWTDLIPELDRQPDDIVVTKHTWGAFASTDLEVQLKALGVTQVVVTGVATGTGVESTARQAYEAGFHVTLALDAMTDTRAAAHDYSVANVFPKLGETGTTADILRLLERN from the coding sequence ATGCCCCTGACCACGCTTGATCCCAACACCGCCCTAATCGTCATCGACCTACAAAATGGCATCGTCGGCATCCCCACCGTCCACCCCATCGGCCCGGTGGTGGAGCGCACCGTGGCACTTCTGGCCGCCTTCCGGACGCGCGGCCTGCCGGTGGTGCTGGTCAACGTCGCCGGCGGCGCGCCGGGCCGCACCGAACGCCTCCGCCGGCAAGAGACCTTCCCCGATGGCTGGACTGACCTCATTCCCGAACTGGACCGGCAGCCGGACGACATCGTGGTGACCAAACACACCTGGGGCGCCTTCGCCAGCACCGACCTGGAGGTGCAGCTGAAGGCGCTGGGCGTCACCCAGGTGGTCGTGACCGGTGTCGCCACCGGCACGGGCGTGGAATCCACCGCGCGCCAAGCCTATGAGGCCGGCTTTCATGTCACCCTGGCGCTGGACGCCATGACCGACACCCGGGCGGCGGCGCACGACTACAGCGTCGCCAACGTGTTTCCGAAATTGGGCGAGACCGGCACGACGGCCGACATCCTCCGCCTGCTGGAAAGGAACTGA
- a CDS encoding MarR family transcriptional regulator — translation MIDRPDNPQDTSPAAAVAAELRALVGKLRRRLREQASPGDFTPSQISVLQRLERQGPATVSSLARAEGMRPQSMSATVAPLEAAGLLSGAPDPNDGRQTLLSLTDHCRRLLADGRAARQDWLTRTLQSRLSVAEQHQVAVAIELLKRLAGE, via the coding sequence ATGATCGACCGCCCCGACAATCCCCAGGACACCAGTCCCGCCGCCGCCGTGGCGGCGGAGTTACGCGCCCTGGTGGGCAAGCTGCGCCGGCGCCTGCGCGAACAGGCCAGCCCCGGCGACTTCACCCCGTCCCAGATATCCGTGCTGCAACGGCTGGAACGGCAGGGCCCCGCCACCGTGTCCAGCCTGGCCCGTGCCGAAGGCATGCGCCCGCAATCCATGAGCGCCACCGTGGCCCCCCTGGAGGCCGCCGGCCTGCTGTCCGGCGCCCCGGACCCCAACGACGGCCGCCAGACCCTGCTGTCGCTGACCGACCATTGCCGCCGCCTGCTGGCGGATGGACGCGCCGCCCGCCAGGACTGGCTGACCCGCACCCTGCAAAGCCGGCTGTCGGTGGCGGAGCAGCACCAGGTGGCGGTCGCCATCGAGCTGTTGAAACGGCTGGCGGGCGAGTGA
- a CDS encoding helix-turn-helix transcriptional regulator produces MSDHATTENPLSAYLKDRRAKLDPMALGFAGGRRRTPGLRREEVAQRANISPTWYTWLEQGRGGAPSADVLDRIARALMLTDVEREHVFLLGLGRPPEVRYRKHDDVTPRLQRVLDALNPSPAVIKTATWDVVAWNRAATIILNDYAALSAEQRNVLRFLFLEPRVRAAHADWLNVARFVVGAFRAETARAGAAAAVEPLVEELSRLSPEFKALWDDKDVHAPAGGIKHLNHPLHGPLAFEYSSFAVDGRPDLSLVIYNPPTPVDRERIRELVDAAPV; encoded by the coding sequence ATGAGTGACCACGCCACCACCGAGAACCCTCTCAGCGCCTATCTGAAGGACCGCCGGGCCAAGCTGGACCCGATGGCGCTGGGTTTCGCCGGCGGTCGGCGGCGCACGCCGGGACTGCGACGCGAGGAAGTGGCCCAGCGCGCCAACATCAGCCCCACCTGGTACACCTGGCTGGAGCAGGGCCGCGGCGGTGCGCCATCCGCCGATGTGCTGGACCGCATCGCCCGCGCCCTGATGCTGACGGATGTGGAGCGGGAACATGTGTTCCTGCTGGGCCTGGGCCGCCCGCCGGAGGTGCGCTACCGCAAGCACGACGATGTCACCCCCCGGCTGCAACGCGTGCTGGACGCGCTGAACCCCAGCCCGGCCGTGATCAAGACCGCCACCTGGGACGTCGTCGCCTGGAACCGGGCGGCGACGATCATCCTGAACGACTATGCCGCCCTGTCGGCGGAGCAGCGCAACGTCCTGCGTTTCCTGTTCCTGGAGCCGCGGGTGCGCGCGGCCCACGCCGACTGGCTGAACGTGGCGCGCTTCGTCGTGGGCGCCTTCCGGGCGGAAACGGCGCGCGCCGGCGCGGCGGCGGCGGTGGAACCCCTGGTCGAGGAACTGAGCCGCCTCAGCCCGGAGTTCAAGGCGCTGTGGGATGACAAGGACGTGCATGCCCCGGCTGGCGGCATCAAGCACCTGAACCACCCGCTCCATGGCCCCCTGGCCTTCGAATATTCCTCATTCGCGGTCGACGGCCGGCCGGACCTCAGCCTGGTGATCTACAACCCGCCGACGCCGGTCGACCGGGAGCGCATCCGGGAATTGGTGGATGCAGCCCCTGTTTGA